In one Halichondria panicea chromosome 4, odHalPani1.1, whole genome shotgun sequence genomic region, the following are encoded:
- the LOC135334902 gene encoding poly(U)-binding-splicing factor PUF60-like — MTDTEQKENVPSPAPVADQPKLRKRRKGWDVAESNEVEIEQTGPLIQPAVLSALNPQQTQNLAMAKKYCADVSSKFQQQRHTEQQVVQMQQLQEAANKQRALLLMTRIYVGSINFEIGEETVKTAFCPFGTLKSVNLSVDTAAMKHKGYAFVEYETAEAAQLALEQMNGVVMGGRNIKVGRPNNVPQAAPIIAQIQQEATKYPRIYVASIHLDLLPEDVKSVFEAFGKIKKLELAPDTNPAKHRGWGYIDYENAKSAADAIASMNLFDLGGQFLRVGRALTPPLPLYPPNAAPVLPGILGLGMGGDSMAGIIPTDVMSYSDETVNVTMPLAQSKVEEERDDVMAEKAVVITNPESNTLQSEENVSISGSNARLMIMKKLSRKTESRVLVLNDMVTMEDLDDDLEEEVTSECSKYGSVERVIIYQERQSMEDNADVIIKIFVLFSVTAEAVAAAKSLHGRWFGGRMIKAELYDQEKFDANDLSH, encoded by the exons ATGACAGACACAGAACAGAAGGAGAACGTCCCTAGCCCTGCACCTGTAGCTGATCAACCAAAGCTGAGGAAGAGAAGAAAAGGCTGGGATGTGGCCGAATCAAATG aggtTGAGATTGAGCAGACTGGACCGCTCATACAACCAGCTGTACTCTCCGCACTCAACCCACAACAAACACAGAATCTAGCCATGGCCAAGAAATATTGTGCCGACGTCTCGTCCAAGTTT CAACAACAACGACACACTGAGCAGCAGGTGGTCCAGATGCAGCAGTTGCAAGAGGCGGCCAACAAACAGAGAGCGTTGCTATTAATGACCAG GATCTATGTGGGTAGCATCAACTTTGAGATTGGAGAAGAAACAGTCAAGACTGCCTTTTGTCCGTTTGGAACCCTCAAGTCTGTCAACCTTTCTGTGGATACGGCTGCTATGAAACACAAAGGCTATGCCTTCGTTGAGTACGAGACAGCTGaggcagcacaactggcactGGAGCAAATGAACGGTGTTGTCATGGGTGGACGGAATATCAAG GTTGGTCGCCCTAATAACGTGCCTCAGGCTGCCCCCATCATCGCTCAGATTCAGCAGGAGGCTACCAAGTACCCACGGATCTATGTGGCTTCCATTCATCTTGACCTTCTCCCAGAAGACGTTAAGAG TGTATTTGAGGCATTTGGGAAGATCAAGAAGTTGGAGTTGGCTCCTGACACTAACCCGGCCAAGcacagggggtggggctatATCGACTACGAGAACGCTAAGAGTGCAGCTGATGCCATTGCCTCCATGAACTTGTTTGACCTGGGCGGACAGTTCCTGAGAGTGGGaagg GCACTGACCCCTCCACTTCCACTCTACCCTCCAAATGCCGCCCCCGTGTTGCCAGGGATACTCGGCCTGGGCATGGGAGGAGACT CCATGGCTGGTATAATCCCCACTGATGTCATGTCATACAGCGACG aaACTGTGAATGTGACGATGCCCCTGGCTCAGTCTAAGGTGGAGGAGGAGAGAGATGACGTGATGGCCGAGAAGGCTGTTGTCATCACTAACCCAGAGAGCAATACTTTACAGTCAGAGGAGAACGTCTCCATCTCTGGTAGCAACGCTCGCCTCATGATCATGAAGAAGCTGTCCAGGAAAACAGAG TCCCGTGTTTTGGTGCTCAACGACATGGTAACTATGGAAGACCTTGACGACGACCTTGAAGAAGAGGTGACCTCTGAGTGCTCTAAGTACGGCAGTGTGGAGAGGGTCATTATCTACCAGGAGCGACAGAGCATGGAAGACAATGCTGATGTTATTATCAAGATATTCGTCCTTTTCTCAGTCACAGCTG AGGCTGTAGCAGCTGCTAAATCTCTCCATGGTCGATGGTTTGGAGGACGGATGATAAAGGCGGAGCTTTACGATCAGGAGAAGTTTGATGCCAACgacctgtcacactga
- the LOC135334903 gene encoding cytosolic carboxypeptidase 6-like isoform X2: MAALETEPPALAAASQSPVSHSKDPFVGNVSKISPHHGGSSKQSYKKGNLIFDACFEGGNLGRVDLINDFEYDLFIRPDTCNPRFRMWFNFTVSNVKSDQRVIFNIVNFSKTKSLYREGMSPLVKSTSRPHWQRIPSKAVFYYRCPDHQKNYVLSFAFAFDKEEDMYQFSYSFPYSFTRLQKLLDKLEMKGLDYFQRETICKTVQQRPLDLLTITHPRNLDPSSRARMVFITARVHPGESPASYVCQGLMEHLMSDTLEGELLRENIIFKIVPMLNPDGVYLGNYRSSLMGFDLNRHWADPSPWAQPTITATKKLVMEYDQDPNIDLDFYIDIHSHSIHTNGFMYGNVYDEEERFERQAVFPKLLAKHATDFSWNKTSFNRDAIKAGTGRRYLGDCLSPQTHCYTLEVSFFGYLASHSSTDVTTPYTEEAYLRLGQNLAKTFLDYYNLTHTTPTASKEQLDSQQS, from the exons ATGGCTGCACTAGAAACAGAGCCTCCGGCTCTTGCAGCAGCTAGCCAGTCTCCTGTGTCTCATTCCAAAGATCCATTCGTTGGCAACGTGTCCAAGATATCTCCACATCATGGAGGGAGCTCAAAACAGAGTTACAAGAAAGGAAACTTGATatttgatgcttgttttgAAGGGG gCAATTTGGGGAGAGTGGATCTCATTAATGACTTTGAGTATGATCTATTTATCCGACCTGACACCTGCAATCCTAG GTTTAGAATGTGGTTCAATTTCACAGTCTCAAACGTTAAATCAGACCAG AGAGTGATATTCAACATAGTCAACTTCAGTAAGACCAAGAGCCTCTACAGAGAGGGAATGTCCCCCCTCGTTAAGTCCACCTCTCGTCCCCACTGGCAACGCATCCCCTCTAAAGCCGTGTTCTACTATCGCTGCCCCGACCATCAGAAGAACTATGTACTCTCCTTCGCATTCGCCTTTGATAAGGAAGAAGACATGTATCAG TTCTCCTACAGCTTCCCCTACTCATTCACAAGATTACAAAAGCTATTGGACAAACTCGAGATGAAAGGTCTGGATTACTTCCAAAGGGAAACCATCTGTAAAACTGTG caACAGCGGCCGCTAGACCTCCTCACAATCACCCACCCACGCAACCTGGACCCGTCATCACGGGCCAGGATGGTGTTTATTACAGCGAGGGTCCACCCAGGGGAAAGCCCCGCTTCCTACGTGTGTCAGGGACTCATGGAACACCTGATGAGCGACACACTCGAGGGAGAGCTACTCAGAGAAAATATCATCTTCAAAATTG TACCAATGTTGAATCCTGATGGAGTGTACTTGGGCAATTATCGAAGTTCTCTGATGGGCTTTGATCTCAATCGGCACTGGGCAGACCCCTCCCCCTGGGCCCAGCCCACAATCACCGCCACCAAGAAGCTCGTCATGGAGTACGACCAAGACCCT AATATCGATCTGGACTTCTACATTGACATCCACTCTCACTCCATACACACGAATG gatTCATGTATGGCAATGTGTATGATGAGGAGGAGAGGTTTGAGAGACAAGCTGTGTTCCCCAAGCTACTGGCCAAGCATGCCACTGACTTCTCATGG AATAAGACATCGTTCAACAGAGATGCTATCAAGGCAGGGACTGGAAGAAG GTACCTGGGGGACTGCCTCTCCCCACAGACACACTGCTACACACTGGAGGTCTCTTTCTTTGGCTACCTGGCCTCCCACAGTAGCACTGACGTCACCACTCCCTACACTGAGGAGGCCT
- the LOC135334903 gene encoding cytosolic carboxypeptidase 6-like isoform X1: MAALETEPPALAAASQSPVSHSKDPFVGNVSKISPHHGGSSKQSYKKGNLIFDACFEGGNLGRVDLINDFEYDLFIRPDTCNPRFRMWFNFTVSNVKSDQRVIFNIVNFSKTKSLYREGMSPLVKSTSRPHWQRIPSKAVFYYRCPDHQKNYVLSFAFAFDKEEDMYQFSYSFPYSFTRLQKLLDKLEMKGLDYFQRETICKTVQQRPLDLLTITHPRNLDPSSRARMVFITARVHPGESPASYVCQGLMEHLMSDTLEGELLRENIIFKIVPMLNPDGVYLGNYRSSLMGFDLNRHWADPSPWAQPTITATKKLVMEYDQDPNIDLDFYIDIHSHSIHTNGFMYGNVYDEEERFERQAVFPKLLAKHATDFSWNKTSFNRDAIKAGTGRRYLGDCLSPQTHCYTLMYPLTTHSPSLWVHRYLGDCLSPQTHCYTLMYPPTTHSPSLWVHRYLGDCLSPQTHCYTLMYPH; the protein is encoded by the exons ATGGCTGCACTAGAAACAGAGCCTCCGGCTCTTGCAGCAGCTAGCCAGTCTCCTGTGTCTCATTCCAAAGATCCATTCGTTGGCAACGTGTCCAAGATATCTCCACATCATGGAGGGAGCTCAAAACAGAGTTACAAGAAAGGAAACTTGATatttgatgcttgttttgAAGGGG gCAATTTGGGGAGAGTGGATCTCATTAATGACTTTGAGTATGATCTATTTATCCGACCTGACACCTGCAATCCTAG GTTTAGAATGTGGTTCAATTTCACAGTCTCAAACGTTAAATCAGACCAG AGAGTGATATTCAACATAGTCAACTTCAGTAAGACCAAGAGCCTCTACAGAGAGGGAATGTCCCCCCTCGTTAAGTCCACCTCTCGTCCCCACTGGCAACGCATCCCCTCTAAAGCCGTGTTCTACTATCGCTGCCCCGACCATCAGAAGAACTATGTACTCTCCTTCGCATTCGCCTTTGATAAGGAAGAAGACATGTATCAG TTCTCCTACAGCTTCCCCTACTCATTCACAAGATTACAAAAGCTATTGGACAAACTCGAGATGAAAGGTCTGGATTACTTCCAAAGGGAAACCATCTGTAAAACTGTG caACAGCGGCCGCTAGACCTCCTCACAATCACCCACCCACGCAACCTGGACCCGTCATCACGGGCCAGGATGGTGTTTATTACAGCGAGGGTCCACCCAGGGGAAAGCCCCGCTTCCTACGTGTGTCAGGGACTCATGGAACACCTGATGAGCGACACACTCGAGGGAGAGCTACTCAGAGAAAATATCATCTTCAAAATTG TACCAATGTTGAATCCTGATGGAGTGTACTTGGGCAATTATCGAAGTTCTCTGATGGGCTTTGATCTCAATCGGCACTGGGCAGACCCCTCCCCCTGGGCCCAGCCCACAATCACCGCCACCAAGAAGCTCGTCATGGAGTACGACCAAGACCCT AATATCGATCTGGACTTCTACATTGACATCCACTCTCACTCCATACACACGAATG gatTCATGTATGGCAATGTGTATGATGAGGAGGAGAGGTTTGAGAGACAAGCTGTGTTCCCCAAGCTACTGGCCAAGCATGCCACTGACTTCTCATGG AATAAGACATCGTTCAACAGAGATGCTATCAAGGCAGGGACTGGAAGAAG GTACCTGGGGGACTGCCTCTCCCCACAGACACACTGCTACACACTAATGTACCCACTAACCACtcactccccctctctctggGTACACAGGTACCTGGGGGACTGCCTCTCCCCACAGACACACTGCTACACACTAATGTACCCACCCACCACtcactccccctctctctggGTACACAGGTACCTAGGGGACTGCCTCTCCCCACAGACACACTGCTACACACTAATGTACCCACACTAA